Proteins from a genomic interval of Scomber scombrus chromosome 11, fScoSco1.1, whole genome shotgun sequence:
- the dusp12 gene encoding dual specificity protein phosphatase 12, with protein MLLVDPGLYIGTAADLNDSRALADAAVTHVLSVDSVDPASLLPADRGFSRKWINVLDEATSDLLSHMDDCFLFIREAVDAGRAALVHCQAGRSRSATIVTAYLMKRYQLDFTEAYSRLKSVKQDVQVNSGFEEQLSLYEAMQCEVDTYSPLYKQYRLTKITEKYPELQHVPRELFASDPAHSSSSEVSYRCRKCRRTLFRGSSVLSHAVGDGASAFGYKKSSNRTGDVQCTSYFIEPVQWMEQALIGVMDGQLLCPKCSSKLGSFNWCGDQCSCGRWVTPAFQLHRNRVDEIRQLNIQK; from the exons ATGCTCCTGGTGGATCCCGGTCTTTACATCGGAACTGCGGCCGACCTCAACGACAGCCGGGCGTTGGCCGATGCGGCCGTAACTCACGTCCTTTCGGTGGACTCTGTAGACCCCGCCTCTCTGCTGCCTGCCGATCGTGGCTTCAGCAGGAAGTGGATCAATGTTTTGGATGAGGCGACCTCTGACCTCCTGAGTCACATGGACGACTGCTTCCTGTTCATTCGGGAGGCGGTGGACGCAGGCCGGGCTGCACTCGTGCACTG TCAGGCTGGTCGGAGTCGCAGTGCCACCATAGTAACTGCTTATCTAATGAAGAGATACCAGCTGGACTTCACTGAGGCTTACAGCAGACTGAAGAGTGTCAAGCAGGatgtaca GGTCAACAGTGGATTTGAGGAGCAGTTGAGTCTCTATGAGGCCATGCAGTGTGAAGTGGACACCTACAGTCCTCTGTACAAACAATACAGACTGACCAAGATCACTGAGAAATACCCtg agttGCAGCACGTGCCCAGGGAGCTGTTCGCCTCTGACCCGGCTCACTCCAGCTCCTCTGAAGTATCCTATCGCTGCAGGAAGTGCAG ACGAACTCTGTTCCGTGGCTCCAGTGTTCTCAGTCACGCAGTAGGAGACGGAGCATCAGCCTTTGGTTACAAGAAGTCCAGTAACCGCACCG GAGACGTCCAGTGTACGTCATACTTCATAGAACCAGTGCAGTGGATGGAACAAGCTTTAATCGGAGTGATGGATGGACAG cTGCTGTGTCCAAAGTGTAGCTCTAAGCTGGGCTCGTTCAACTGGTGCGGGGATCAGTGTTCGTGCGGTCGCTGGGTCACTCCGGCCTTCCAGCTGCACAGAAACAGAGTGGACGAGATCCGACAACTGAACATAcagaaataa